One window from the genome of Thermococcus siculi encodes:
- a CDS encoding antitoxin VapB family protein produces the protein MGKTITIADDVYYELVKMKGKKSFSELLRELIGKKKKGNLDVLMMAFGTRTPEELEELKKELKEVEEWMDSWTPAW, from the coding sequence TTGGGCAAAACGATAACCATAGCGGATGATGTCTACTATGAGCTGGTGAAGATGAAGGGGAAGAAGAGCTTTTCAGAACTCCTCAGGGAGCTGATAGGCAAGAAAAAGAAGGGAAACCTGGACGTGCTCATGATGGCCTTTGGAACGAGAACCCCGGAAGAGCTCGAGGAGCTTAAGAAAGAGCTCAAGGAGGTCGAAGAATGGATGGACTCCTGGACACCAGCGTGGTGA
- a CDS encoding ABC transporter substrate-binding protein has product MILAVLMLGSLLWIPSYGASEGTLRSVHYGIASLGLAYYSSPEKLAPLMNLTNEELGELLSSGEYKLQNPVMVNYGNEWYKINQPQAIEGTTWVITVLDININENSALVVVSDSITGKQSDQTLLRRDVPVDIFGDGSIILTLKDTFVGIDGKLLALIEAHSKVSILRLVSKDQYWDLQKLGLTMGILDGVRIFLAEEWELYPVNKNRVSGIYALTRAGIDNRWSLMSASTPDGHLNVSFLTSDRLLWSPWNPLNSLDSNSYLVWSLVSDSGGYYGFDGFYHPYRCTWTVERGNFVVPNNAVIYNQTRGWISPNTGKNATVKITYHCDFGQWHNGISGGMDDLKNYIAFLYTWGYRDFDGDPYYDQLRDFWDVLPHTLGFQWLQDGYVVYGNYTHPIDDNVTAQYYLFYPQFPWELYWAIGELVANGQAYGVSNSYYFVDWKDGAQQLDLLNGTHCGDLEKVMSAIASGNAGASFPGINWGSAASRLNSDIAFYRAHGHFVISNGPYILAEYVPTKYIKLEKFTGSRTIFANYPHMPLTGNSNVIEFVPSGNFDSAVQEIARGNVDIGMFGFGWYRFESLGSDALQALELYPKTVGSFDLTVNPYHDPDKDAPIVTNASGVYFNPFAIREVRFALNYLVNRSYIVNNILGGVGTPMLGGISQTDPAYPYIPPVYRSLGLVPDGDIAYALALVERGMEKAQQEVVKYGHTLERRDDGFWYFDGQPVEVKFIIRIEDERHDIGLYVADLLEKRMGFRVKRLFWDRLKAGQVVFGKPPSNYEWNIYTGGWGTSGIEEIYPDGMISWWYSSSGYYPSAVGPNHESNITVEAALAFLGTQYGDMGTYPSAIQNASKVYFVFNNLGTPDSFSASQYISRTVPISVRTVSMLADEFNITSAGSSDVIVSVGGPLVNRITAKFDSMALVHMGIEPGRIRILTPNGEFIWNVPKPWWNVTEGYFVIQFFNDRTTGALVVTIYGTDADSTAAGAYYFMSQVYPNIDFYSGLNYMVGLWQDTETGADIPLPGAGQGDTSGFSAGDSITIVAQG; this is encoded by the coding sequence ATGATACTCGCGGTTCTGATGCTGGGGTCTCTACTCTGGATTCCTTCTTACGGGGCCTCGGAGGGAACTCTCAGATCGGTTCACTATGGTATTGCTTCCCTGGGACTTGCATACTATTCAAGCCCTGAGAAGCTGGCCCCACTCATGAATCTGACAAACGAAGAGCTGGGCGAATTGCTTTCCTCAGGAGAATACAAACTCCAGAATCCTGTGATGGTAAACTACGGTAATGAATGGTACAAGATAAATCAGCCTCAGGCCATTGAGGGGACAACGTGGGTCATTACCGTTCTGGACATAAATATAAATGAGAACAGCGCGCTCGTGGTGGTCTCCGATTCCATAACCGGGAAACAGAGCGATCAGACACTGCTTCGCAGGGATGTTCCGGTTGATATCTTTGGAGATGGTTCGATTATTCTCACGCTGAAGGACACCTTCGTGGGAATTGATGGTAAACTCCTTGCCTTAATTGAAGCACATTCCAAAGTGAGTATCCTTAGGCTGGTCTCTAAGGATCAGTACTGGGATCTTCAGAAGCTGGGGCTTACCATGGGGATACTGGATGGTGTCAGGATTTTCCTCGCGGAAGAATGGGAACTCTACCCGGTTAACAAAAACCGTGTATCCGGTATTTATGCCCTCACGCGTGCGGGCATCGATAACCGCTGGAGCCTCATGAGTGCGAGTACCCCCGATGGCCACCTTAACGTATCATTTCTTACCAGCGATCGGTTGCTCTGGTCCCCCTGGAATCCCCTGAATTCACTCGATTCGAATTCATACCTCGTATGGAGCCTTGTGAGTGATTCCGGGGGGTACTACGGGTTTGATGGGTTCTATCACCCCTACCGTTGTACCTGGACAGTGGAGAGGGGTAACTTCGTGGTTCCGAACAACGCGGTTATCTACAACCAGACCCGCGGGTGGATCTCGCCCAATACCGGGAAGAACGCCACGGTTAAGATTACATACCACTGCGACTTTGGCCAGTGGCACAACGGTATCTCCGGAGGTATGGATGATCTCAAGAACTACATCGCGTTCCTCTACACATGGGGGTATCGTGATTTCGATGGGGACCCCTACTATGACCAGTTAAGAGATTTCTGGGATGTTCTGCCCCACACCCTTGGGTTCCAGTGGCTTCAGGATGGCTACGTTGTGTACGGGAACTACACGCATCCAATCGATGACAACGTGACGGCCCAGTATTACCTGTTCTATCCACAGTTTCCGTGGGAACTCTACTGGGCCATCGGAGAGCTTGTGGCTAACGGACAGGCCTACGGTGTCTCTAACTCCTACTACTTCGTGGACTGGAAAGATGGTGCTCAGCAACTTGACCTGCTGAACGGAACTCACTGTGGAGACCTTGAGAAGGTGATGAGCGCTATAGCCTCGGGCAACGCCGGGGCTTCGTTCCCGGGCATTAACTGGGGTTCCGCCGCTTCGCGCCTCAACTCGGACATTGCCTTTTACAGGGCTCACGGCCACTTCGTTATCAGCAACGGCCCATACATCCTAGCCGAATACGTGCCCACCAAGTACATAAAACTGGAGAAATTCACGGGTTCCAGAACAATCTTCGCAAATTATCCGCACATGCCGCTGACGGGTAACTCGAATGTCATTGAATTCGTTCCATCCGGGAATTTTGACAGTGCGGTTCAGGAGATAGCCCGGGGCAACGTGGATATAGGGATGTTTGGCTTCGGATGGTACAGGTTTGAATCCCTCGGAAGTGATGCCCTCCAGGCGCTTGAGCTATATCCAAAGACTGTGGGTTCTTTTGACCTAACTGTAAACCCATACCACGATCCAGATAAGGACGCCCCCATAGTTACCAACGCCAGTGGGGTCTATTTCAACCCGTTTGCAATCAGGGAGGTCCGTTTTGCTTTGAACTACCTCGTAAACAGGAGCTACATTGTTAACAACATCCTGGGTGGGGTCGGCACTCCAATGCTGGGTGGAATAAGCCAGACGGATCCAGCGTACCCATACATCCCTCCAGTATACCGCTCCCTGGGACTCGTTCCGGACGGGGATATCGCCTACGCCCTTGCGCTCGTGGAGAGGGGCATGGAAAAGGCCCAACAGGAGGTTGTCAAGTACGGCCACACGCTCGAGAGGAGGGACGATGGCTTCTGGTATTTTGACGGCCAGCCTGTTGAGGTCAAGTTCATCATCCGTATCGAGGACGAGAGGCACGATATCGGTCTGTACGTGGCGGACTTGCTTGAAAAGAGAATGGGTTTCAGGGTTAAGCGGCTTTTCTGGGATAGGCTGAAGGCCGGGCAGGTTGTCTTCGGCAAACCGCCCAGCAACTACGAGTGGAACATCTACACCGGCGGATGGGGCACCAGCGGCATCGAGGAGATTTATCCTGACGGGATGATTTCTTGGTGGTACTCTTCCAGTGGATACTATCCGTCTGCAGTTGGCCCCAACCATGAGTCTAACATAACGGTTGAGGCCGCATTGGCCTTTTTGGGGACCCAGTATGGGGACATGGGGACTTATCCCTCGGCGATTCAGAACGCCAGTAAGGTTTACTTCGTCTTTAACAACCTTGGAACCCCCGATTCGTTCTCGGCAAGCCAGTACATATCCCGCACGGTACCCATCAGCGTCCGTACAGTCTCAATGCTGGCGGATGAGTTCAACATCACCAGTGCAGGTTCAAGCGATGTGATCGTTTCCGTCGGCGGTCCGCTGGTAAACAGGATAACTGCAAAGTTTGATAGCATGGCACTTGTTCACATGGGAATAGAACCTGGAAGGATAAGGATACTCACACCTAACGGGGAGTTCATCTGGAACGTTCCGAAGCCGTGGTGGAACGTCACCGAGGGCTACTTTGTCATTCAGTTCTTCAATGACAGAACGACAGGAGCTCTTGTGGTGACCATTTACGGTACCGACGCGGATAGCACCGCCGCTGGGGCCTATTACTTTATGTCCCAGGTGTATCCTAACATAGACTTCTACAGCGGTCTCAACTACATGGTTGGCCTCTGGCAGGATACAGAAACCGGAGCGGACATCCCACTTCCGGGAGCCGGACAGGGCGACACAAGTGGCTTCAGTGCAGGCGACAGTATAACAATAGTGGCCCAGGGATGA
- a CDS encoding glycogen/starch synthase produces MKVLILGFEYLPVKVGGLAEAITSIAEGLAELGHEVVVLTPDHGRNLGEPVRTFKVASFGEDVKIEVRKREQNGVTVYSLAGGLLSEPDVYGPDWDGLLRKTVLFGKASAGLLNNLICEFKPDVVHAHDWHTVFALGLLKKYFGIRSVFTIHRLNKAKVPAEYFHEANLSELAPYPDLDPEHTGAYIADMVTTVSRSYLWEEWDFFGHFGGKVTHVFNGIDCSFWNEELIENRNLPRNERRRLVLERFGLSDGKTFMFIGRFDRAQKGVDTLLRAIEILSMDPAFGDMRFIIIGKGDPELERWAKAVENRFPENVRVITELLSRETVRELYGSVDFVIVPSYFEPFGLVQLEAMCLGAIPIGSAVGGIRDTVVDLDSDPENATGMLVPPRDAFALAKAMIRAKNLDDSTLERLRENGRRRGREDFTWRKACERYVRAYLNEVDRAISFLR; encoded by the coding sequence ATGAAGGTTCTTATTCTGGGCTTCGAGTACCTCCCGGTGAAGGTCGGGGGCCTCGCAGAGGCCATAACGAGCATAGCCGAGGGACTGGCCGAACTCGGCCACGAGGTCGTCGTTCTAACCCCCGACCACGGAAGAAACCTCGGGGAACCCGTGAGGACGTTTAAGGTGGCCTCTTTCGGGGAGGACGTGAAGATCGAAGTGAGAAAACGCGAGCAGAATGGTGTAACCGTTTACTCCCTCGCCGGGGGTTTACTCAGCGAACCCGACGTCTATGGCCCCGACTGGGACGGCCTGCTGAGAAAAACGGTGCTCTTCGGCAAGGCGAGCGCCGGGCTTCTGAACAATCTCATATGTGAATTCAAGCCCGACGTCGTTCACGCCCACGACTGGCACACGGTCTTTGCCCTGGGTCTTTTGAAGAAGTACTTCGGGATAAGGAGTGTTTTCACCATTCACAGGCTCAACAAGGCAAAGGTTCCCGCGGAGTACTTCCACGAGGCGAATCTCAGCGAGCTCGCCCCCTATCCCGACCTCGACCCCGAGCATACTGGCGCCTACATAGCGGACATGGTGACCACCGTCAGCAGGAGCTATCTCTGGGAGGAGTGGGACTTCTTTGGGCACTTTGGGGGCAAAGTTACCCACGTCTTCAACGGTATCGACTGCTCCTTCTGGAACGAGGAACTCATAGAAAACAGGAACCTGCCGAGAAATGAGCGCAGAAGGCTCGTTCTGGAGCGCTTCGGACTCTCCGACGGTAAGACCTTCATGTTCATAGGCCGCTTCGACAGGGCACAGAAGGGCGTTGACACACTTCTCAGGGCGATAGAGATACTCTCAATGGACCCTGCCTTCGGAGATATGCGCTTCATCATCATAGGGAAGGGCGATCCGGAGCTTGAGAGATGGGCCAAGGCCGTTGAGAACCGCTTCCCTGAAAACGTCAGGGTCATAACCGAGCTGCTTTCCAGGGAGACCGTCCGCGAGCTTTACGGTTCCGTGGACTTCGTGATAGTTCCGTCGTACTTCGAGCCGTTCGGACTGGTTCAGCTCGAGGCGATGTGCCTCGGGGCGATTCCCATAGGCAGCGCCGTCGGCGGGATCAGGGACACGGTTGTCGACCTCGATTCAGATCCGGAGAACGCCACCGGCATGCTCGTGCCCCCGAGGGACGCCTTCGCGCTGGCAAAGGCCATGATACGGGCAAAGAACCTCGACGATTCAACCCTTGAGAGGCTCAGGGAGAACGGCAGACGGAGGGGAAGGGAGGACTTCACCTGGCGGAAGGCGTGCGAGAGGTACGTCAGGGCTTACCTCAACGAGGTGGACAGGGCGATTTCATTTTTGAGGTAG
- a CDS encoding type II toxin-antitoxin system VapC family toxin, with the protein MVVFELYCGRLKEREELMLEMMPKVEFNEEAAKIAGTIFKDLMRKGQRLPFKDLLIAATAIAHNSVLFTCDRGFERFKEYGLKVKILEK; encoded by the coding sequence ATGGTCGTTTTTGAACTCTACTGCGGACGTTTGAAGGAGCGGGAAGAGCTAATGCTCGAGATGATGCCAAAGGTTGAATTCAACGAAGAGGCCGCAAAGATAGCGGGTACGATCTTCAAGGACTTAATGCGAAAGGGCCAAAGACTTCCCTTTAAAGATTTACTCATCGCCGCAACGGCAATAGCCCACAATTCAGTCCTCTTCACCTGCGATAGGGGATTCGAGCGCTTTAAGGAGTACGGGCTGAAGGTGAAAATTTTGGAAAAATGA
- a CDS encoding radical SAM protein: MVRETPYFSYAVRELPKGCQLCVRGEKLVLFTTGVCPRDCFYCPLSPWRREDVVYANERPVKRVDDIIEEASLQEAKGAGVTGGDPLARLDRTVEYIKLLKENFGEDFHVHLYTTGALATRKNLEKLYDAGLDEIRFHPDLFNPNSRLFKVEIENMKNAFDFDWDVGGEIPSIPGQFEGMKWYAEFLDNLGAKFLNVNELEFSESTLKTLLDRGFQPVSDESAAIKGSLELGLKLLEWGEENTSLSYHLCTAKLKDAVQLRNRLKRMAKKMAKPYMEITEEGTLRFGIAEYGDLDELYEFLVEEAEVPAEWLYVNREKGRIEMPEEVAVELADAVEGDVKFFIVEEYPTWDGLEVERIPLP; encoded by the coding sequence TTGGTGCGAGAGACGCCCTACTTTTCATACGCCGTGAGAGAACTGCCGAAGGGCTGTCAGCTCTGCGTCAGGGGCGAGAAGCTAGTCCTATTCACTACGGGAGTCTGCCCGAGGGACTGCTTCTACTGTCCGCTCAGCCCCTGGAGAAGGGAGGATGTTGTTTACGCCAACGAGAGGCCGGTCAAGCGCGTTGACGACATCATCGAGGAAGCTTCTCTGCAGGAGGCAAAGGGTGCGGGAGTTACGGGGGGTGACCCGCTGGCGAGACTCGACAGGACGGTCGAGTACATAAAACTGCTGAAGGAAAACTTCGGGGAGGACTTCCACGTCCACCTCTACACCACGGGTGCTCTGGCAACGAGGAAGAACCTGGAGAAGCTCTACGACGCCGGGCTCGACGAGATACGCTTCCACCCCGATCTGTTCAATCCTAACTCCAGGCTCTTCAAGGTTGAAATCGAGAACATGAAGAATGCCTTCGACTTCGACTGGGATGTCGGCGGCGAGATTCCCTCGATCCCAGGCCAGTTCGAGGGGATGAAGTGGTACGCCGAGTTCCTGGACAACCTTGGCGCGAAGTTCCTCAACGTGAATGAGCTGGAGTTCAGTGAGAGCACCCTCAAGACCTTACTGGATAGGGGCTTCCAGCCGGTGAGCGACGAGAGTGCCGCTATAAAGGGTTCCCTTGAGCTGGGCCTCAAGCTCCTCGAGTGGGGCGAGGAGAACACTTCCCTGAGCTACCACCTCTGCACTGCCAAGCTGAAGGACGCGGTTCAGCTCAGGAACCGGCTGAAGAGGATGGCGAAGAAGATGGCGAAGCCCTACATGGAGATAACGGAGGAGGGAACGCTGCGCTTCGGCATTGCCGAGTACGGGGACTTAGACGAGCTTTACGAGTTCCTCGTTGAAGAGGCGGAAGTTCCGGCCGAGTGGCTCTACGTTAACCGCGAGAAGGGCAGGATAGAGATGCCGGAGGAGGTCGCGGTTGAGCTTGCCGATGCTGTGGAAGGGGACGTTAAGTTCTTCATCGTCGAGGAGTACCCGACGTGGGACGGGCTTGAGGTGGAGAGGATCCCTCTGCCGTGA
- a CDS encoding ribonuclease P protein component 2: MREKPKYLPPTLRDKHRYIAFQVIGERAFTKDEIKRAIWDASLSTLGTLGSARAKTWFIKFDEKSQTGIVRVDRKHVEELRFALTLVTNINGSRAIFRTLGVSGTIKRLKRKFLAEFGWK, encoded by the coding sequence ATGAGGGAGAAGCCGAAGTACCTGCCACCGACACTTAGGGACAAGCACCGCTACATAGCCTTCCAGGTTATAGGGGAGAGGGCATTCACGAAGGACGAGATAAAGAGGGCCATCTGGGACGCGAGCCTCTCGACACTGGGAACCCTCGGCTCGGCGAGGGCAAAGACGTGGTTCATAAAGTTCGACGAGAAGAGCCAGACCGGGATAGTCCGCGTCGACAGGAAGCACGTCGAGGAGCTGCGGTTCGCTCTAACCCTGGTCACGAACATCAACGGTTCAAGGGCGATCTTCAGAACCCTCGGCGTTTCAGGGACGATAAAAAGGTTGAAGAGGAAGTTCTTAGCCGAGTTCGGGTGGAAATAA
- a CDS encoding alpha amylase N-terminal ig-like domain-containing protein, which translates to MYKTFGFEPDHRFGRVAVVEFSTPLRGEWAYLVGSFNAFNEGSFRMRRKGDRWAVTVRLPEGVWHYGFSIDGKFETDGENPLTETYRRLSYKFERETSVAVVVGEDRIFHAPSATYLYAVGGRTHVILRGRKGAVRKATLSTGGEMFPLRRKAGDGVFEYFEAVLRGEGEIWYSFEVLTEDGETTALGPFSAKPYRLNAPEWIFDRVFYQIMPDRFDRGLPGTPRGLTEGERFHGGDLAGIIKRLDYLKEIGVNALYLTPIFESMTYHRYDVVDYFSVDRKLGGYSVFRKLVKALKDRGMKLVLDGVFHHTSFFHPWFQDVVGKGEGSEYRDFYRVTGFPVVSGEFLETLRSDGPWVEKYPKLKELDWNYESFYSVWLMPRLNHDNPKVREYIIKAMKHWLDQGADGWRLDVAHGVPPEFWREVREEMPGSAYLVGEVMDDARLWLFDVFHGTMNYPLYDLILRFFVEREIDAGEFLDGLELLSAHLGPAEYAMYNFLDNHDTERFLDLVGDRRQYLCALAFLMTYKGIPSIFYGDEIGLRGLGEEGLSAGRTPMTWDSGRWDMEVMETTKRLIELRKRSGALQLGEFVPIRFEGELLVYERVLGNERVLVAINCSDGLTVLDVPEKYRGTTGEDVLVLRGKSFVVLS; encoded by the coding sequence GTGTATAAAACTTTCGGGTTCGAACCGGATCACCGCTTCGGAAGGGTCGCGGTGGTGGAGTTCTCGACGCCGCTCAGGGGGGAGTGGGCGTACCTGGTGGGAAGCTTCAACGCCTTCAACGAGGGTTCCTTCAGGATGAGGAGGAAAGGCGACCGCTGGGCGGTGACGGTTAGACTTCCAGAGGGCGTCTGGCACTACGGATTCTCAATCGACGGGAAATTCGAGACGGACGGCGAGAATCCCCTGACGGAGACCTACAGGAGGCTCTCCTACAAATTCGAGAGGGAAACGAGCGTCGCCGTCGTCGTTGGAGAAGATAGGATCTTCCACGCCCCGAGCGCCACCTATCTCTACGCCGTGGGCGGGAGGACTCACGTCATTCTAAGGGGGAGGAAGGGAGCTGTCAGAAAGGCAACATTGAGCACCGGGGGAGAAATGTTCCCCCTGAGGAGGAAGGCGGGCGATGGGGTCTTTGAATACTTCGAGGCCGTCCTACGGGGGGAGGGTGAAATCTGGTACTCGTTCGAGGTGCTGACTGAAGATGGGGAAACCACAGCACTCGGCCCATTCAGTGCGAAACCCTACAGGCTCAATGCCCCTGAATGGATATTCGATCGCGTCTTCTACCAGATAATGCCGGACAGGTTTGACAGGGGCCTGCCCGGAACACCGAGGGGCCTCACGGAGGGGGAGAGGTTCCACGGCGGGGACCTCGCCGGGATAATCAAAAGGCTCGACTACCTTAAGGAAATCGGTGTAAACGCCCTTTACCTCACCCCAATCTTCGAGTCGATGACCTACCACCGCTACGACGTCGTTGATTATTTCAGTGTTGACAGGAAGCTCGGCGGTTATTCAGTCTTCAGGAAGCTTGTGAAAGCCCTGAAGGACAGGGGGATGAAGCTCGTCCTCGACGGAGTTTTCCACCACACGAGCTTCTTCCACCCGTGGTTCCAGGACGTTGTTGGGAAAGGAGAGGGGAGCGAGTACAGGGACTTCTACAGGGTGACGGGCTTTCCGGTGGTCTCCGGGGAGTTCCTCGAAACTCTGCGCTCCGATGGGCCGTGGGTGGAGAAATACCCGAAGCTCAAGGAGCTGGACTGGAACTACGAGTCATTCTACTCCGTCTGGCTGATGCCGAGGCTGAACCACGACAATCCAAAGGTCAGGGAGTACATTATCAAAGCCATGAAGCACTGGCTCGATCAGGGGGCCGACGGCTGGCGCCTCGATGTGGCGCACGGCGTTCCCCCCGAGTTCTGGCGCGAAGTAAGGGAAGAGATGCCGGGGAGTGCGTATCTGGTCGGAGAAGTCATGGACGATGCGAGACTCTGGCTCTTCGACGTCTTCCACGGGACTATGAATTATCCCCTCTACGATCTCATCCTGAGGTTCTTCGTTGAGAGGGAGATAGACGCCGGAGAGTTCCTCGACGGACTGGAACTCCTGAGCGCGCACCTCGGCCCGGCCGAGTACGCGATGTACAACTTCCTCGACAACCACGACACCGAGCGATTCCTCGATCTGGTGGGGGACAGGAGGCAGTACCTCTGCGCGCTGGCGTTTCTGATGACGTACAAGGGGATTCCCTCGATATTCTACGGCGATGAGATTGGACTCAGGGGGCTGGGTGAAGAGGGACTGAGCGCGGGGAGAACCCCGATGACCTGGGACTCCGGGAGATGGGACATGGAAGTTATGGAAACCACGAAGAGACTGATCGAGCTTCGGAAAAGGAGCGGGGCGCTTCAGCTCGGCGAGTTCGTGCCCATCAGGTTCGAGGGCGAGCTTCTTGTGTACGAGCGGGTTCTGGGGAACGAACGGGTTCTGGTGGCCATAAACTGCTCCGATGGGTTGACTGTCCTTGATGTCCCGGAGAAATACAGGGGGACGACCGGAGAGGACGTTCTTGTCCTTCGGGG
- the trmBL1 gene encoding HTH-type sugar sensing transcriptional regulator TrmBL1 yields the protein MHEEEIVEKLQKLGLTKYESLAYITLLKLGPSKATDITKESGIPHTRVYDVLSSLHRKGFVDVMQGSPRLYKPVNPEVVLEKIKEDFIEDIENLKVAFLDLYREVHGEDLPEIWTIQGFDNTVERAEYVIRTAKHEVLINTPFEFLKLLKSEIRARKDVLFVIISNFEDEIPDWLRGNNIILARTGGAPWLMASWIIGDIDYALFFGALPKDRRREKFYSFWAKSPKIIQNYMHWFYTIYFDNSEVIKPLNYEKLSKPLSLVNIRTLITVLKAAGLPRRAEIVGRMVDTKEPVTLDGRIVEYEYTPLTANITFRYNGSELKVGGIGSYFEDVEGEKFILLD from the coding sequence ATGCACGAGGAAGAAATCGTTGAGAAGCTTCAGAAGCTCGGCCTTACGAAGTACGAGAGCCTCGCCTACATAACGCTCCTCAAACTCGGCCCCAGCAAGGCGACCGACATCACAAAGGAGAGCGGGATTCCCCACACGAGGGTTTACGACGTTCTCAGCTCCCTCCACAGGAAGGGCTTCGTTGATGTGATGCAGGGTTCTCCGAGGCTGTACAAGCCCGTCAACCCGGAGGTCGTTCTGGAGAAGATAAAGGAAGACTTCATCGAGGACATCGAGAACCTCAAGGTGGCATTCCTCGACCTCTACCGCGAGGTTCACGGGGAGGATTTGCCGGAGATATGGACGATACAGGGCTTTGACAACACGGTCGAGCGCGCCGAGTACGTTATAAGGACCGCCAAGCACGAGGTTCTCATCAACACTCCCTTTGAGTTCCTCAAGCTCCTCAAGAGCGAGATCCGCGCCAGGAAGGACGTCCTCTTCGTCATAATAAGCAACTTCGAGGACGAGATACCCGACTGGCTGAGGGGGAACAACATAATCCTGGCCAGGACAGGCGGTGCCCCCTGGCTCATGGCGAGCTGGATAATCGGCGACATCGACTACGCGCTCTTCTTCGGCGCTCTTCCAAAGGACAGGAGGCGGGAGAAGTTCTACTCCTTCTGGGCCAAGAGTCCCAAGATAATCCAGAACTACATGCACTGGTTCTACACCATCTACTTCGACAACAGCGAGGTCATAAAGCCGCTCAACTACGAGAAGCTCTCCAAACCGCTCTCCCTCGTTAACATAAGGACTCTGATCACGGTTCTCAAAGCCGCGGGGCTGCCCCGGAGGGCCGAAATAGTCGGCAGGATGGTCGACACGAAGGAGCCGGTCACCCTCGACGGAAGAATCGTGGAGTACGAGTACACTCCCCTCACCGCCAACATAACCTTCCGCTACAACGGCAGCGAGCTTAAGGTCGGCGGCATAGGCAGCTACTTCGAGGACGTCGAGGGAGAGAAGTTCATCCTCCTCGACTGA